From a single Nocardioides panacis genomic region:
- a CDS encoding biotin carboxylase N-terminal domain-containing protein translates to MNRGEAAMRLIHAVREINASGSGPIQTVALHTEGESRATFVREADLAYNLGPASARPYIDLAALERALVDTGADAVWPGWGFVAEDPTFVDLCDRLGVTFIGPSAEAMRKLGDKIGSKLIAEEVGVPVAPWSRGAVETLDGALAAAEEIGYPLMLKATAGGGGRGIRMVGSRAELEDAFQRTSDEALRAFGNGTVFLERLVTGARHVEVQLIADSHGTAWAIGVRDCSIQRRNQKVIEESSSPLLSREQTDELKAAAERLAVTVGYVGAGTVEFLYHPGDRTFAFLEVNTRLQVEHSITEATTDVDLVKAQIHVAGEAGSRASGRPRRGTPSRRG, encoded by the coding sequence GTGAACCGCGGTGAGGCTGCGATGCGGCTGATCCATGCGGTGCGGGAGATCAACGCGTCGGGCTCCGGCCCGATCCAGACGGTGGCCCTGCACACCGAGGGGGAGAGCCGCGCGACGTTCGTGCGCGAGGCGGACCTGGCGTACAACCTCGGGCCTGCCTCGGCGCGCCCCTACATCGACCTCGCGGCCCTCGAGCGGGCGCTGGTGGACACCGGTGCGGACGCCGTGTGGCCGGGCTGGGGCTTCGTGGCCGAGGACCCGACGTTCGTGGACCTGTGCGACCGCCTGGGTGTCACCTTCATCGGCCCCAGCGCCGAGGCGATGCGCAAGCTCGGCGACAAGATCGGCTCGAAGCTGATCGCCGAGGAGGTCGGGGTGCCCGTCGCCCCGTGGAGCCGCGGCGCCGTCGAGACCCTGGACGGCGCGCTGGCCGCCGCCGAGGAGATCGGCTACCCGCTGATGCTGAAGGCGACCGCCGGAGGCGGTGGCCGCGGGATCCGGATGGTCGGCTCGCGCGCCGAGCTCGAGGACGCCTTCCAGCGCACCAGCGACGAGGCGCTGCGGGCGTTCGGCAACGGCACCGTCTTCCTCGAGCGCCTGGTGACCGGCGCCCGGCACGTCGAGGTGCAGCTGATCGCGGACAGCCACGGCACCGCCTGGGCCATCGGGGTCCGCGACTGCTCGATCCAGCGCCGCAACCAGAAGGTGATCGAGGAGTCGTCCTCGCCGCTGCTGTCGCGCGAGCAGACCGACGAACTGAAGGCCGCCGCCGAGCGGCTGGCCGTGACGGTCGGGTACGTCGGGGCGGGCACCGTGGAGTTCCTCTACCACCCGGGGGACCGGACGTTCGCGTTCCTGGAGGTGAACACCCGGCTGCAGGTCGAGCACTCGATCACCGAGGCGACCACCGACGTCGACCTGGTCAAGGCGCAGATCCACGTCGCCGGGGAGGCCGGCTCGAGGGCGAGCGGCCGACCGAGAAGGGGCACGCCGTCGAGGCGCGGCTGA
- a CDS encoding LLM class flavin-dependent oxidoreductase, producing MATLRFCAYQYQHLPLDELANRWAEAERLGFEVVWNCDTVVEPDRPRHPMYDGPTTLTLMAVATSTIRVGTLVSSLYFRQPVTLAKATMTLDQLTGGRVELALGVGDPSAGGPLTGVSWSPAEQVARFREFVELVDLLLRQRVTSYDGRYFRCTEAETIPGPVQRPRPPITIAAHGPKMLAVAARFADGWSSWGGYGVETEADFYTVTARRCEQFDELVEGHGRDPRSIRHSLVCFPPLTPWESPGYFTDMVGRFGSIGIDEFVLYWPGSWRPDDAPRERAVLEQVATEVMPALRAQSTPPR from the coding sequence GTGGCGACGTTGCGCTTCTGCGCCTACCAGTACCAGCACCTGCCGCTGGACGAGCTGGCGAACCGCTGGGCCGAGGCCGAGCGACTCGGCTTCGAGGTGGTGTGGAACTGCGACACGGTCGTCGAGCCGGACCGGCCGCGTCACCCGATGTACGACGGCCCCACGACCCTGACCCTGATGGCGGTCGCCACCAGCACGATCCGGGTCGGCACCCTGGTGTCGAGCCTCTACTTCCGGCAGCCGGTGACGCTCGCGAAAGCCACCATGACCCTAGACCAGCTGACCGGTGGACGCGTGGAGCTGGCCCTCGGCGTCGGCGACCCGTCCGCAGGCGGGCCGCTGACCGGCGTCAGCTGGTCCCCGGCGGAGCAGGTGGCGCGGTTCCGGGAGTTCGTCGAGCTGGTCGACCTCCTGCTCCGCCAGCGGGTGACGTCGTACGACGGGCGCTACTTCCGCTGCACGGAGGCGGAGACCATCCCCGGTCCGGTGCAGCGGCCCCGCCCGCCGATCACGATCGCCGCCCACGGACCGAAGATGCTGGCCGTCGCGGCCCGGTTCGCCGACGGCTGGAGCTCCTGGGGCGGCTACGGGGTGGAGACCGAGGCGGACTTCTACACCGTCACCGCCCGGCGGTGCGAGCAGTTCGACGAGCTCGTCGAGGGGCACGGCCGCGACCCGAGGAGCATCCGGCACTCCCTGGTGTGCTTCCCACCGCTGACCCCGTGGGAGTCGCCCGGCTACTTCACCGACATGGTCGGCAGGTTCGGCTCGATCGGGATCGACGAGTTCGTCCTCTACTGGCCCGGCTCCTGGCGGCCGGACGACGCCCCGCGCGAACGCGCCGTCCTCGAGCAGGTCGCCACGGAGGTGATGCCGGCGCTGCGTGCGCAGAGCACCCCTCCCCGGTGA
- a CDS encoding diflavin oxidoreductase — protein sequence MLLQRFDLVDHLDYQLVTKTTLTVKPADFRIRVRPRPGVHVRRADTPAPARSVATSPDTAPAAAPALLVPRHGTRLTVLFGSNLGTAESLATRIAEEGAERGFDVTVGALDDHVDDLPTGGALVVVTASYNGTPPDNAAAFCDWITTAAPDAARGVSYTVFGCGNTEWAATYQAVPELVDAQLEKHGGHRVHPRGEGNAAGDFDADYRTWHGAVWSDIAEALDLPEEVGQAVPSGPRLSITLTNRQVSNPVIVSYEAHPGLVRENRELVRAGADGTPPERSVRHVEIGLPAGTTYQAGDHLGVLPRNAIDTIRRVMVRFGLDAGQYVTIIPNSGSHTHLPIEEPTPLLGVLGSCVELQDVATRDNVAVLARHTDDPEQKAALEALAGDDEASHAAYRDQVYAPNRSVLDLLDEFPACHLPFEVYLDLLPALRPRYFSISSSPLVSPDTCSITAGVLRAPARSGAGTFTGVCSTHLAQLPVDGTVFVFVRPPSIPFRPPENPHVAMIMVGAGTGLAPFRGFLQERAALREQGVPIATSLLFFGCRRADQDLLYADELAAFEAQGVVRTESCLSAEPGTTRRYVQQGMLDRADEVWDLLQKEAVVLVCGNASTIAPGVRTSLAAIFRERTGAGESDADAWLAGLRAGGRLVEDIWGG from the coding sequence ATGCTCCTCCAGCGCTTCGACCTCGTCGACCACCTCGACTACCAGCTGGTCACCAAGACCACGCTCACCGTCAAGCCCGCCGACTTCCGGATCCGGGTCCGGCCGCGCCCCGGCGTGCACGTCCGGCGTGCCGACACCCCGGCGCCCGCCCGGTCCGTGGCCACCTCGCCGGACACCGCGCCGGCGGCCGCCCCGGCGCTGCTGGTGCCCCGGCACGGCACCCGGCTGACGGTGCTGTTCGGCTCCAACCTCGGCACCGCCGAGTCCCTCGCGACCCGCATCGCGGAGGAGGGCGCCGAGCGCGGCTTCGACGTGACCGTCGGAGCACTCGACGACCACGTCGACGACCTCCCCACCGGCGGCGCGCTGGTCGTCGTCACCGCGTCGTACAACGGGACGCCTCCCGACAACGCCGCCGCGTTCTGCGACTGGATCACGACCGCGGCACCGGACGCCGCGAGAGGGGTGTCGTACACCGTGTTCGGGTGCGGCAACACGGAGTGGGCCGCGACCTACCAGGCCGTGCCCGAGCTGGTCGACGCGCAGCTCGAGAAGCACGGCGGGCACCGGGTCCACCCGCGCGGCGAGGGCAACGCAGCCGGCGACTTCGACGCGGACTACCGGACCTGGCACGGCGCCGTGTGGTCCGACATCGCCGAGGCGCTCGACCTGCCGGAGGAGGTCGGCCAGGCCGTCCCGTCGGGACCCCGGCTCTCCATCACCCTCACCAACCGGCAGGTCAGCAACCCGGTGATCGTCTCCTACGAGGCGCACCCGGGGCTCGTCCGGGAGAACCGCGAGCTGGTCCGCGCGGGCGCGGACGGGACGCCGCCGGAGCGCTCGGTCCGGCACGTGGAGATCGGGCTCCCGGCCGGGACGACCTACCAGGCCGGTGACCACCTCGGGGTGCTCCCCCGCAACGCGATCGACACCATCCGCCGGGTGATGGTCCGCTTCGGCCTCGACGCCGGGCAGTACGTCACGATCATCCCGAACAGCGGCTCGCACACCCATCTGCCGATCGAGGAGCCCACGCCCCTCCTCGGCGTGCTCGGGAGCTGCGTCGAGCTGCAGGACGTGGCCACCAGGGACAACGTGGCGGTGCTCGCCCGGCACACCGACGACCCGGAGCAGAAGGCCGCGCTCGAGGCGCTGGCGGGTGACGACGAGGCCTCGCACGCGGCGTACCGGGACCAGGTCTACGCGCCCAACCGCTCCGTGCTGGACCTGCTCGACGAGTTCCCGGCGTGCCACCTGCCGTTCGAGGTCTACCTCGACCTGCTCCCGGCGCTGCGACCGCGCTACTTCTCCATCTCCTCCTCGCCCCTGGTGAGCCCGGACACCTGCAGCATCACCGCCGGCGTGCTGCGTGCGCCGGCGCGGTCGGGCGCCGGCACGTTCACCGGCGTCTGCTCCACCCACCTCGCCCAGCTGCCGGTCGACGGCACCGTCTTCGTCTTCGTGCGTCCCCCGTCGATCCCGTTCCGGCCCCCGGAGAACCCGCACGTCGCGATGATCATGGTCGGCGCCGGCACCGGGCTGGCTCCGTTCCGGGGCTTCCTCCAGGAACGCGCGGCGCTGCGGGAGCAGGGCGTCCCCATCGCCACCTCGTTGCTGTTCTTCGGGTGCCGCCGCGCGGACCAGGACCTGCTGTACGCCGACGAGCTGGCCGCGTTCGAGGCACAGGGCGTCGTCCGGACCGAGAGCTGCCTGTCGGCCGAGCCGGGCACCACGCGCAGGTACGTCCAGCAGGGGATGCTCGACCGTGCCGACGAGGTCTGGGACCTCCTGCAGAAGGAGGCCGTGGTGCTCGTGTGCGGGAACGCGTCCACGATCGCCCCGGGCGTGCGGACGTCGCTGGCCGCGATCTTCCGTGAGCGCACGGGAGCCGGGGAGAGCGACGCGGACGCGTGGCTGGCCGGGCTCCGCGCGGGCGGCCGGCTGGTCGAGGACATCTGGGGCGGATGA
- a CDS encoding carboxyl transferase domain-containing protein yields the protein MVRLELPTGPGVRVDTGVTEGDTIPPDFDSMIAKIIAYAPTRAEALARLRRAMTETTVVIEGGACNKSFVLDLLDQPEVVDGTGGWADTSWIDRVRGEGRLVSQKGAGVAIVAAAIEAYADELQIEVARLLETAHGGRPQAQHRAGRPVDLKLRGTTYRVSTVNTGPARYRVTVASGATEQTVDAGLDRIDEFHRRLVVGERRHHVVTATHGPSTLVEVDGVAHRISRDEGGVLRSPAPALVVATPARVGDEVEAGAPVVVLESMKMETVIYAPFAARVKELAVITGSQVETGAALVKLEPVGDGAEETAPTSGAAAALDLPAPTAGQPAAVRAARAREALAAVVLGYDVSRLDHSDPLVDYLAAREELRAEGVSVLADEMALLGTLADLAELSRNQPADEEPHTELRVHSSREHFHTFLQSLDVERGGLPEQFRARLLRVLHHYGVEDLDRTQALEEAVFRIFVAQQRSAPEVALASAVLGRWIDEPPPTGELAGQARQLLERLGRATQLRFPVVGDLARSVRFRWFDQPAVDAERVDVLAGVRDELAALAANGGLADRADRVEALAAIPEQIVRFLAERLADGVPTREPMLEVLARRHYREYDLHDLEEIETGDRPFVVADYTLDSRPTRLVSTVGTVAELADPTGGLAASVGAHVASRGEDQAAVVDLYLHWPDAPESADATSEQLRPLVEALPFARDARRVSVAVCAGAGRPVGYYAFRADDDGRVAEDDLTRGVHPMVGRRLNLWRLRNFHVTRIEAPEDVLLYECVARENPADRRLVALAQVRQLAVVRDEEGRVAALPHAERAVESCLEAIRRARVARGSAGTKLDMNHVWVHVWPVVEIDEGGLAALGNKIRPLTDGAGIEEVLAQGRVAAPGGTPVPVTVRFGVQPGAGIVLSIQEPPTDLLSPLDDYAAKVLRSRRRGLVYPYELASVLAGPDGTLVEHDLDDTGALVPVDRPRGLNKAGIIAAVVTTPTPLHPEGVTRVVLCGDPTKSLGSVSEPECLRVIAAIDLAERMRVPVEWFALSSGARISMDSGTENMDWVAAALRRIVEFTQQGGEINVVVAGINVGAQPYWNAEATMLMHTKGILVMTPDSAMVLTGKQSLDFSGGVSAEDNFGIGGYDRVMGPNGQAQYWAPNLAGAFAILMAHYEHTYVVPGEAAPRRVSTTDPTDRDISPFPHDVADSDFRTVGEIFSAETNRDRKKAFDIRTVMRAVTDQDHPTLERWAGMADADTAVVQDAHLGGHPVCLLGIESRNVRRRGFPPADGPDTYTAGTLFPRSSKKAARAINAASGNRPLVVLANLSGFDGSPDSMRNLQLEYGAEIGRAIVNFRGPIVFCVISRYHGGAFVVFSKALNPNMTVLALEGSFASVIGGAPAAAVVFAGEVEKRIAASPAVRELDVRIGEASGSERSRLVVEQADLRAATRAEKISEVAAEFDGIHDIHRAVAVGSVDAVIPAARLRPEIIAAIERFGAAPAE from the coding sequence ATCGTCCGGCTCGAGCTGCCGACGGGACCGGGTGTCCGGGTGGACACCGGGGTCACCGAGGGCGACACGATCCCGCCCGACTTCGACTCGATGATCGCGAAGATCATCGCCTACGCACCCACCCGCGCGGAGGCCCTCGCCCGGCTGCGCCGGGCCATGACCGAGACGACCGTGGTGATCGAGGGCGGCGCCTGCAACAAGAGCTTCGTGCTCGACCTGCTCGACCAGCCCGAGGTCGTCGACGGCACCGGAGGGTGGGCCGACACCAGCTGGATCGACCGGGTGCGGGGCGAGGGCAGGCTGGTCTCCCAGAAGGGTGCCGGGGTCGCGATCGTCGCGGCCGCCATCGAGGCCTACGCCGACGAGCTCCAGATCGAGGTGGCCCGCCTGCTCGAGACCGCGCACGGCGGTCGTCCGCAGGCGCAGCACCGGGCCGGTCGCCCGGTCGACCTCAAGCTCCGGGGGACGACGTACCGGGTGTCGACGGTCAACACCGGGCCGGCCCGCTACCGGGTGACGGTCGCCTCCGGCGCGACCGAGCAGACCGTCGATGCGGGGCTGGACCGGATCGACGAGTTCCACCGGCGGCTGGTCGTCGGCGAGCGCCGCCACCACGTCGTGACGGCCACCCACGGTCCGAGCACCCTCGTCGAGGTCGACGGGGTGGCCCACCGGATCAGCCGTGACGAGGGCGGGGTGCTGCGCTCGCCGGCGCCGGCCCTGGTCGTCGCCACGCCCGCGCGCGTGGGTGACGAGGTCGAGGCCGGTGCACCCGTCGTGGTGCTCGAGTCGATGAAGATGGAGACGGTGATCTACGCGCCGTTCGCGGCCCGGGTCAAGGAGCTGGCGGTGATCACCGGCAGCCAGGTCGAGACCGGGGCCGCGCTGGTCAAGCTGGAGCCGGTCGGCGACGGGGCCGAGGAGACGGCTCCGACGTCCGGAGCCGCCGCCGCGCTGGACCTGCCCGCGCCGACCGCCGGGCAGCCGGCCGCGGTCCGTGCCGCCCGCGCCCGCGAGGCCCTCGCGGCCGTCGTGCTGGGGTACGACGTGTCCCGGCTGGACCACAGTGACCCGCTCGTGGACTACCTCGCCGCCCGCGAGGAGCTCCGGGCCGAGGGGGTCTCGGTGCTGGCCGACGAGATGGCCCTGCTCGGCACCCTGGCCGACCTGGCCGAGCTGAGCCGCAACCAGCCCGCGGACGAGGAGCCACACACCGAGCTGCGGGTGCACAGCTCCCGCGAGCACTTCCACACGTTCCTGCAGAGTCTCGACGTCGAGCGAGGTGGGCTGCCCGAGCAGTTCCGGGCCCGGCTCCTGCGGGTGCTGCACCACTACGGCGTCGAGGACCTGGACCGCACCCAGGCCCTGGAGGAGGCGGTCTTCCGGATCTTCGTGGCGCAGCAGCGCTCGGCCCCCGAGGTAGCGCTGGCGTCCGCCGTGCTCGGACGGTGGATCGACGAGCCGCCGCCGACCGGCGAGCTCGCCGGTCAGGCCCGGCAGCTGCTCGAACGGCTCGGCCGGGCCACCCAGCTGCGGTTCCCGGTGGTCGGGGACCTGGCGCGCAGCGTCCGGTTCCGGTGGTTCGACCAGCCCGCCGTGGACGCGGAGCGGGTCGACGTGCTGGCGGGGGTGCGCGACGAGCTCGCCGCGCTCGCCGCGAACGGCGGCCTGGCGGACCGCGCCGACCGGGTCGAGGCGCTGGCCGCCATCCCGGAGCAGATCGTCCGGTTCCTGGCCGAGCGGCTCGCGGACGGCGTACCCACCAGGGAGCCGATGCTGGAGGTGCTGGCGCGCCGCCACTACCGCGAGTACGACCTGCACGACCTCGAGGAGATCGAGACCGGGGACCGGCCGTTCGTGGTGGCCGACTACACCCTGGACTCCCGGCCGACCCGGCTCGTGTCGACCGTCGGCACGGTCGCCGAGCTGGCCGACCCCACGGGCGGACTGGCCGCCTCGGTCGGCGCCCACGTCGCGAGCCGGGGCGAGGACCAGGCGGCCGTGGTCGACCTGTACCTGCACTGGCCCGACGCGCCGGAGTCGGCGGACGCCACGAGCGAGCAGCTCCGGCCGCTCGTCGAGGCGCTGCCGTTCGCCCGGGACGCGCGCCGGGTGTCCGTCGCCGTCTGCGCGGGGGCCGGCCGGCCGGTCGGCTACTACGCCTTCCGGGCCGACGACGACGGCCGGGTGGCCGAGGACGACCTCACCCGGGGCGTCCACCCGATGGTCGGCCGCCGCCTGAACCTCTGGCGGCTCCGCAACTTCCACGTGACCCGGATCGAGGCGCCCGAGGACGTCCTGCTCTACGAGTGCGTCGCCCGGGAGAACCCCGCGGACCGCCGGCTGGTGGCGCTGGCCCAGGTGCGGCAGCTCGCGGTGGTGCGCGACGAGGAAGGACGGGTCGCCGCGCTCCCGCACGCGGAGCGGGCCGTGGAGAGCTGCCTCGAGGCGATCCGCCGGGCGCGGGTGGCACGCGGGTCCGCGGGCACGAAGCTCGACATGAACCACGTGTGGGTGCACGTGTGGCCGGTCGTGGAGATCGACGAGGGCGGTCTGGCCGCCCTCGGCAACAAGATCCGGCCGCTCACCGACGGTGCCGGCATCGAGGAGGTGCTCGCCCAGGGGCGGGTGGCCGCCCCGGGTGGCACCCCCGTCCCGGTGACGGTGCGCTTCGGCGTCCAGCCGGGAGCGGGCATCGTGCTCTCGATCCAGGAGCCGCCGACCGACCTGCTCAGCCCCCTGGACGACTACGCGGCCAAGGTGCTCCGGTCCCGCCGCCGCGGACTGGTGTACCCCTACGAGCTGGCCTCCGTGCTGGCCGGTCCCGACGGGACCCTGGTCGAGCACGACCTCGACGACACCGGCGCCCTGGTCCCCGTGGACCGTCCCCGGGGCCTCAACAAGGCGGGCATCATCGCCGCCGTCGTCACCACCCCGACCCCGCTGCACCCTGAAGGTGTCACCCGGGTCGTGCTCTGCGGCGACCCCACGAAGTCGCTGGGGTCGGTCTCCGAGCCGGAGTGCCTGCGCGTCATCGCAGCCATCGACCTCGCCGAGCGCATGCGGGTCCCGGTCGAGTGGTTCGCGCTCTCCTCGGGCGCCCGGATCTCCATGGACTCCGGCACCGAGAACATGGACTGGGTGGCCGCTGCGCTGCGCCGGATCGTGGAGTTCACCCAGCAGGGCGGCGAGATCAACGTGGTCGTCGCCGGCATCAACGTCGGGGCCCAGCCCTACTGGAACGCCGAGGCGACGATGCTGATGCACACCAAGGGCATCCTCGTGATGACCCCGGACAGTGCCATGGTGCTCACCGGCAAGCAGTCCCTGGACTTCTCCGGCGGTGTCTCGGCCGAGGACAACTTCGGCATCGGCGGCTACGACCGGGTGATGGGACCCAACGGCCAGGCGCAGTACTGGGCCCCGAACCTCGCCGGCGCCTTCGCGATCCTGATGGCGCACTACGAGCACACCTACGTCGTCCCCGGCGAGGCCGCGCCGCGTCGGGTCAGTACGACCGACCCGACCGACCGCGACATCTCGCCGTTCCCGCACGACGTCGCGGACAGCGACTTCCGCACGGTCGGCGAGATCTTCTCCGCCGAGACGAACCGGGACCGCAAGAAGGCGTTCGACATCCGCACCGTCATGCGGGCCGTCACCGACCAGGACCATCCCACGCTCGAGCGCTGGGCGGGCATGGCCGACGCGGACACCGCGGTCGTGCAGGACGCCCACCTGGGCGGCCACCCGGTCTGCCTGCTCGGCATCGAGTCGCGGAACGTCCGGCGGCGAGGCTTCCCGCCGGCCGACGGACCCGACACGTACACCGCGGGGACGCTGTTCCCGCGGTCGTCGAAGAAGGCGGCCCGCGCGATCAACGCGGCGAGCGGGAACCGGCCGCTCGTCGTGCTGGCGAACCTGTCGGGCTTCGACGGGTCGCCGGACTCGATGCGGAACCTGCAGCTGGAGTACGGCGCGGAGATCGGGCGCGCCATCGTCAACTTCCGCGGGCCGATCGTCTTCTGCGTCATCTCGCGCTACCACGGCGGCGCCTTCGTGGTGTTCTCCAAGGCGCTCAACCCGAACATGACCGTGCTGGCGCTCGAGGGATCGTTCGCGTCCGTGATCGGTGGGGCGCCGGCGGCCGCGGTGGTCTTCGCCGGCGAGGTCGAGAAGCGCATCGCGGCGAGCCCCGCCGTGCGGGAGCTCGACGTCCGCATCGGCGAGGCGTCCGGGTCCGAGCGGAGCCGGCTCGTCGTCGAGCAGGCCGACCTGCGGGCGGCCACCCGGGCCGAGAAGATCAGCGAGGTGGCGGCCGAGTTCGACGGGATCCACGACATCCACCGCGCGGTCGCGGTCGGCTCGGTCGACGCGGTGATCCCCGCGGCGCGGCTGCGTCCGGAGATCATCGCCGCCATCGAGCGCTTCGGAGCCGCTCCGGCGGAGTAG
- a CDS encoding metallophosphoesterase family protein, whose translation MARRTPGPRRGAGAGLLVGLVLALVTGCSAPSGSANPVGVPTRPGGPVRGGPAGPVVTIAGDIGDHEAETARLVEAIDPDYVLTAGDNAYHDGTRSDYTRYDATWGKFLDKTYPSPGNHDYHDEAGNPPYYFTYFAHRLPAENNGEYYAFDVGTWRLYSLNCEISCSASSAQATWLAHDLATAGKGRHKLAYLHRPRYSCGDHGSSDLPRALWDVLLAARTDVVVAGHDHNYQRYPRMNADGSPAADGIMSFVTGTGGADFYAITGKESLQGCSLVRFDEDDQYGVLQLTLGRRAFSWALVTVADRVLDPGRARTLDPVG comes from the coding sequence ATGGCACGTCGTACGCCTGGACCCCGGCGCGGCGCGGGCGCCGGGCTGCTGGTCGGTCTGGTGCTGGCCCTCGTGACGGGGTGCTCGGCCCCGAGCGGGTCCGCGAACCCGGTGGGCGTGCCCACCCGCCCGGGGGGCCCGGTCCGCGGCGGGCCCGCCGGGCCGGTCGTCACCATCGCCGGCGACATCGGGGACCACGAGGCGGAGACCGCCCGGCTCGTCGAGGCGATCGACCCGGACTACGTCCTGACCGCCGGCGACAATGCCTACCACGACGGGACCCGCTCCGACTACACGAGGTACGACGCGACCTGGGGCAAGTTCCTCGACAAGACCTACCCCTCGCCCGGCAACCACGACTACCACGACGAGGCCGGGAACCCGCCGTACTACTTCACGTACTTCGCCCACCGGCTCCCCGCCGAGAACAACGGGGAGTACTACGCGTTCGACGTCGGCACGTGGCGGCTGTACAGCCTGAACTGCGAGATCTCCTGCTCCGCCTCCTCGGCCCAGGCGACCTGGCTCGCCCACGACCTCGCCACCGCGGGCAAGGGCCGGCACAAGCTGGCCTACCTGCACCGGCCGCGCTACTCCTGCGGCGACCACGGGTCCTCGGACCTGCCCAGGGCGTTGTGGGACGTCCTGCTCGCGGCCCGCACCGACGTCGTCGTGGCCGGTCACGACCACAACTACCAGCGGTACCCCCGGATGAACGCGGACGGCAGCCCGGCCGCCGACGGGATCATGTCGTTCGTGACCGGCACCGGCGGCGCCGACTTCTACGCGATCACCGGCAAGGAGTCCCTCCAGGGGTGCTCGCTCGTCCGGTTCGACGAGGACGACCAGTACGGCGTCCTGCAGCTCACCCTGGGCCGGCGGGCCTTCTCCTGGGCCCTGGTCACGGTGGCCGACCGGGTGCTGGACCCGGGTCGGGCGAGGACCCTGGACCCGGTCGGCTAG